In Chryseobacterium lactis, a single genomic region encodes these proteins:
- a CDS encoding zeta toxin family protein, with protein sequence MSKVRRLRIFAGPNGSGKSTLFETFQQKNYKPGIFINSDIVEKEILEKGFLDLLPYGLELTQDDLIRFNKSPNGKTLLEKSEEEGHKIDIEIKENIIVDKSRDTHSYEAAFITTFIREHLLKKGISYAFETVMSHPSKLNEIIEAQRNGYRVYLYFICLDEATLNISRVNDRVKKGGHNVDPERIKKRYVNTLQNLYPALKLVDRAYLFDNSDDMLMIAEKDNSELTISVDEEQIPNWFIQYVVNKAGA encoded by the coding sequence ATGTCTAAAGTAAGAAGGTTGAGAATTTTTGCAGGGCCTAATGGTTCTGGCAAATCTACTCTGTTTGAAACCTTTCAGCAAAAAAATTATAAACCCGGAATTTTCATCAATTCCGATATAGTAGAAAAAGAAATCCTTGAAAAAGGATTTCTTGATTTATTACCGTATGGACTTGAGCTTACTCAGGATGATCTTATTCGTTTTAATAAAAGCCCTAATGGAAAAACACTTTTGGAAAAATCCGAAGAAGAAGGCCATAAAATTGATATTGAAATAAAAGAAAATATCATAGTAGATAAATCTCGCGATACCCATAGTTACGAAGCAGCATTCATCACAACCTTCATAAGAGAACATCTCCTAAAAAAAGGCATTTCTTATGCATTCGAAACAGTAATGAGCCATCCTTCAAAACTTAATGAAATTATTGAGGCTCAAAGAAATGGATATAGAGTCTATTTATATTTTATTTGTTTAGATGAAGCTACCTTAAATATATCCAGAGTTAATGACCGGGTAAAAAAAGGAGGACATAATGTAGATCCTGAAAGAATAAAAAAAAGATATGTAAATACGCTTCAAAATCTTTATCCAGCCTTAAAACTTGTTGATAGGGCTTACTTATTTGATAACTCAGATGATATGCTGATGATTGCTGAAAAAGATAATAGTGAACTCACCATTAGTGTTGATGAAGAACAGATTCCCAACTGGTTTATTCAATATGTAGTAAATAAAGCGGGAGCATAA
- the dnaK gene encoding molecular chaperone DnaK, with product MSKIIGIDLGTTNSCVAVMEGKDPVVIPNAEGKRTTPSIVAFTEDGERKVGDPAKRQAVTNPTKTVYSIKRFIGTHFKDDASEITRVPYKVVSGPNDTVKVKIDDREYTPQEISAMTLQKMKKTAEDYLGQEVTRAVITVPAYFNDAQRQATKEAGEIAGLKVERIINEPTAAALAYGLDKNHKDQKIAVYDLGGGTFDISILDLGDGVFEVLSTNGDTHLGGDDFDDVIINWMADEFKAEEGVDLKTDAIALQRLKEAAEKAKIELSSSPQTEINLPYITATATGPKHLVKTLTKAKFEQLSADLVRRSMEPVAKALKDAGLSTSDIDEVILVGGSTRIPIIQEEVEKFFGKKPSKGVNPDEVVAIGAAIQGGVLTGDVKDVLLLDVTPLSLGIETMGSVFTKLIEANTTIPTKKSEVFSTASDNQPAVSIRVGQGERSMFNDNKEIGRFDLADIPPAPRGVPQIEVTFDIDANGILSVSAKDKGTGKEQTIKIQASSGLSDEEIERMKKEAQENSAADAKRKEEVEVFNKADGLIFQTEKQLKEFGEKLSADKKAAIEAAHGELKTAFEAKNVDDVKAKTEALDAAWMAASEELYAAGQQPGADAGAGAQNPGGNAGGADDVQDADFEEVK from the coding sequence ATGAGTAAAATAATTGGAATTGACTTAGGAACAACCAACTCTTGTGTTGCTGTAATGGAGGGTAAAGACCCTGTTGTTATCCCGAATGCAGAAGGTAAAAGAACAACGCCTTCAATTGTAGCTTTCACAGAAGACGGTGAAAGAAAAGTAGGTGATCCTGCAAAAAGACAGGCTGTAACGAATCCAACAAAGACTGTTTACTCTATCAAAAGATTTATTGGAACGCACTTTAAAGATGATGCTTCTGAAATCACAAGAGTACCTTATAAAGTAGTTTCCGGACCAAACGATACTGTAAAAGTAAAAATCGACGATAGAGAATATACACCACAGGAAATTTCTGCAATGACACTTCAGAAAATGAAGAAAACTGCTGAAGATTATCTTGGACAAGAGGTAACAAGAGCGGTAATCACTGTTCCTGCTTACTTCAACGATGCACAAAGACAAGCTACTAAAGAAGCTGGTGAAATTGCAGGCCTTAAAGTAGAAAGAATTATCAACGAACCTACAGCTGCAGCGTTAGCTTACGGTCTTGATAAAAACCATAAAGATCAGAAAATCGCAGTATATGACCTTGGTGGTGGTACTTTCGATATCTCTATCCTTGATTTGGGAGACGGTGTATTCGAAGTATTATCTACAAATGGTGATACTCACTTAGGAGGTGATGACTTTGATGATGTGATCATCAACTGGATGGCAGACGAATTCAAAGCTGAAGAAGGTGTAGATTTAAAAACTGACGCTATCGCTCTTCAAAGATTAAAAGAAGCTGCTGAAAAGGCAAAAATTGAATTATCTTCTTCTCCTCAAACTGAAATCAACTTACCATATATCACAGCTACAGCTACAGGTCCTAAGCACTTAGTGAAGACTTTAACTAAAGCTAAATTCGAGCAATTATCTGCTGATCTTGTAAGAAGATCTATGGAGCCGGTTGCTAAAGCATTAAAAGATGCAGGTTTATCTACTTCTGATATCGACGAAGTAATCCTGGTAGGTGGTTCTACAAGAATCCCGATCATCCAGGAAGAAGTTGAAAAATTCTTTGGTAAAAAACCATCTAAAGGAGTGAACCCTGATGAGGTTGTAGCTATTGGTGCTGCTATCCAGGGAGGTGTATTAACAGGTGATGTAAAAGATGTATTACTTCTTGACGTTACTCCACTTTCTTTAGGTATCGAAACAATGGGTTCTGTATTCACTAAATTAATTGAAGCGAACACCACAATCCCAACTAAAAAATCTGAAGTATTCTCTACAGCTTCTGACAATCAGCCGGCTGTAAGCATCAGAGTAGGACAGGGAGAAAGATCTATGTTCAACGATAACAAAGAAATCGGTAGATTTGATCTTGCTGATATTCCACCTGCACCAAGAGGAGTTCCTCAAATCGAAGTAACTTTCGATATTGATGCTAACGGTATCTTAAGTGTATCTGCTAAAGATAAAGGAACTGGTAAAGAGCAGACTATCAAAATTCAGGCTTCTTCAGGTCTTTCTGACGAAGAAATCGAAAGAATGAAAAAAGAAGCTCAGGAAAACTCTGCAGCAGATGCTAAGAGAAAAGAAGAAGTTGAAGTTTTCAACAAAGCTGACGGATTGATCTTCCAGACTGAAAAGCAATTGAAAGAATTCGGTGAAAAACTTTCTGCTGACAAAAAAGCAGCAATCGAAGCAGCTCACGGAGAATTGAAAACTGCTTTTGAAGCTAAAAATGTTGATGATGTAAAAGCTAAGACTGAAGCATTAGACGCAGCATGGATGGCCGCTTCTGAAGAATTATATGCAGCGGGTCAACAACCTGGTGCTGATGCAGGAGCTGGAGCTCAAAACCCTGGAGGTAATGCAGGAGGTGCTGATGATGTACAGGATGCAGACTTCGAAGAAGTTAAGTAA